Proteins found in one Arachis stenosperma cultivar V10309 chromosome 8, arast.V10309.gnm1.PFL2, whole genome shotgun sequence genomic segment:
- the LOC130945213 gene encoding 4-diphosphocytidyl-2-C-methyl-D-erythritol kinase, chloroplastic, whose translation MASTQFLCSSHLFPSSRSSFRSSHLPRFKPYGSSNFHPKLHFQRPHLVRAMVSDSNTSRKQVEIEYDPEGRINKLADEVDKDAPFSRLTLFSPCKINIFLRITNKREDGYHDLASLFHVISLGDIIKFSLSPSKTTDRLSTNVSGVPLDDRNLIIKALNLYRKKTGSDKFFWIHLDKRVPTGAGLGGGSSNAATALWAANQFSGCLATEEELQEWSSEIGSDIPFFFSQGAAYCSGRGEIVQNIAPPLSLDIPMVLIKPQEACSTAEVYKRLRLDQTSNVDPLTLLENIKRNGISQDVCINDLEIPAFEVLPSLKRLKQRIIAASRGEHDAVFMSGSGSTIVGVGSADPPQFVYDDDEYKDVFLSEAYFLTREANEWYQEPSSSPAASPCVSETV comes from the exons ATGGCTTCTACCCAGTTTCTCTGCAGTAGTCATCTCTTTCCCTCTTCTCGAAGTTCCTTCAGAAGCAGCCATTTACCTCGATTCAAGCCATATGGGTCATCCAATTTCCACCCAAAGCTTCATTTCCAAAGACCCCACTTGGTTAGAGCCATGGTTTCTGATTCCAACACTTCAAGGAAGCAAGTAGAG ATTGAGTATGACCCTGAGGGAAGGATAAACAAATTAGCAGATGAAGTGGACAAAGATGCTCCATTTTCAAGACTTACTTTATTCTCTCCATGCAAG ATAAATATTTTCTTGAGAATAACCAACAAAAGGGAAGATGGGTATCATGATTTGGCTTCCCTGTTCCAT GTGATAAGTCTAGGTGATATAATCAAGTTCTCTTTGTCACCATCAAAAACTACGGACCGTCTCTCGACCAATGTGTCTGGGGTGCCCCTTGATGATAGAAATTTG ATTATTAAGGCGCTCAATCTTTACAGGAAGAAAACGGGAAGTGATAAGTTCTTCTGG ATTCATCTTGATAAGCGGGTACCCACAGGGGCTGGGCTTGGAGGTGGAAGTAGCAATGCTGCAACTGCATTATGGGCAGCGAATCAGTTCAGCGGTTGTCTTGCCACTGAGGAGGAACTCCAAGAATGGTCGAGTGAGATTGGTTCggatattcctttctttttctctcaaGGAGCAGCCTATTGCAGCGGTCGAGGTGAG ATAGTTCAGAATATAGCTCCACCACTATCTTTGGACATTCCAATGGTTCTCATAAAGCCCCAAGAGGCCTGTTCAACTGCAGAAGTCTACAAG CGGCTACGGTTGGACCAGACCAGTAATGTTGATCCTTTAACATTGCTAGAGAATATTAAAAGGAATGGGATATCACAAGATGTTTGTATCAATGATTTAg AAATTCCTGCTTTTGAAGTTCTCCCATCTCTCAAGCGATTGAAACAGCGGATCATTGCAGCTAGCCGTGGAGAACATGATGCTGTTTTTATGTCAGGAAG TGGAAGCACTATTGTCGGTGTTGGTTCAGCTGATCCTCCACAATTTgtttatgatgatgatgaatacAAGGATGTCTTCTTGTCAG AAGCTTATTTTCTCACACGAGAAGCAAACGAGTGGTACCAAGAGCCCTCTTCAAGTCCTGCCGCCTCTCCTTGTGTTTCCGAAACTGTTTAA